A genome region from Coffea arabica cultivar ET-39 chromosome 7e, Coffea Arabica ET-39 HiFi, whole genome shotgun sequence includes the following:
- the LOC113701341 gene encoding uncharacterized protein, with translation MEANTCDINHLDADVLLPPRKRLLAGLKRQNSDVNPQTPTSASNGGSEFDSRVNNLMKSHLSNPNLSNEEIVEASRLAAVEAAKAAQAARATAEEKAAKAAKAVAAAKSALELVATVSEEIDNGEKYLKKNKMKKHVQVQTLYNKPRGSQGWKTDEELARKLHRAINSSPRILKNTSTSDSKSHKHKKLKRSSSFEKTAVSNGGTVLHVNQALASNGNGIAGGMDHDGSVQDGYRAKVDLNIPNFNKADGQKMESREMLKHSKPDLLIMENGEPDAVQSSMKVGVDDDSGLGKKKGKIKQKKLPLSICSIRDLENPKEDLKSKSSSTTDNNRAKVIGNSKSIFSVGPSSEGVMPVERTSMWKCQAFKAPACVKQNKVMQS, from the coding sequence ATGGAAGCTAATACTTGTGATATAAATCACTTGGATGCTGATGTGCTTTTACCGCCTCGAAAGCGGCTTCTTGCTGGGCTGAAAAGACAGAATTCTGATGTGAATCCGCAAACTCCTACCAGTGCTTCTAATGGTGGGAGCGAATTTGATTCCCGCgttaataatttaatgaaatCTCATTTGAGTAACCCTAACTTATCAAATGAGGAGATTGTGGAGGCGTCTAGATTGGCTGCCGTAGAAGCAGCCAAGGCAGCACAGGCTGCTAGGGCCACAGCTGAAGAGAAAGCTGCAAAAGCAGCTAAGGCAGTGGCTGCTGCAAAGAGTGCCCTAGAATTGGTTGCTACTGTCTCTGAGGAGATTGATAATGGAGAAAAATACTTgaagaagaacaagatgaaGAAGCATGTACAAGTCCAAACTTTGTATAATAAGCCAAGAGGGTCTCAAGGATGGAAAACAGATGAAGAATTAGCTCGAAAGTTGCATCGGGCCATCAACAGTTCCCCGAGAATATTGAAGAACACTTCTACTTCTGACTCCAAAAGTCACAAACATAAGAAACTTAAAAGGTCATCTTCTTTTGAGAAGACAGCAGTTAGTAATGGTGGTACTGTTTTGCATGTAAACCAGGCTTTGGCTAGCAATGGTAATGGTATAGCTGGTGGGATGGATCATGATGGTTCTGTCCAGGATGGTTACAGGGCAAAAGTAGATTTAAACATACCAAATTTCAATAAAGCTGATGGACAGAAGATGGAAAGTAGGGAAATGTTGAAACATAGTAAACCTGACTTACTAATCATGGAAAATGGGGAACCAGATGCAGTTCAATCGAGTATGAAAGTTGGGGTTGATGATGATTCTGGCCTTGGTAAAAAGAAGGGGAAGATTAAGCAGAAAAAGTTGCCTTTGAGCATTTGTAGTATTAGGGATCTAGAGAACCCTAAGGAGGATCTGAAATCTAAGAGCTCGTCTACAACTGACAACAATAGGGCCAAAGTTATTGGCAATAGTAAGTCCATCTTTTCTGTAGGGCCTTCTAGTGAGGGTGTCATGCCAGTTGAGAGAACATCGATGTGGAAGTGTCAGGCATTCAAGGCTCCTGCTTGTGTCAAACAAAATAAAGTGATGCAGTCTTAG
- the LOC113702033 gene encoding uncharacterized protein encodes MSCSSSSASEDEDEGIDSYRKGGYHAVRVGDSFAGGRYIAQRKLGWGQFSTVWLAYDTRSSRYVALKIQKSAPQFAQAALHEIEILSAIADGDASNSKYVIRLVDHFKHAGPNGQHLCMVLEFLGDSLLRLIKYNRYKGLELNKVREICKCILTGLDYLHRELGIIHTDLKPENILLCSTINPSKDPVKSGMTPILERPEGNLNGGAAINLVEKKLKQRARRAVARISERRASMGGVGTTPKPDRSLDGIDVRCKVVDFGNACWSDKQFAEEIQTRQYRAPEVILRSGYSFSADMWSFACTAVELATGEMLFTPKEGQGYSDDEDHLALMMELLGKMPRKIATGGARSKDYFDRYGDLKRIRRLKYWPLDRLLVDKYKFSETDAKKFAEFLCPLFDFEPEKRPTAQQCLQHPWLNMDNPTKNEVKSEPTIDKVSVGMRNLQIKVGK; translated from the exons ATGTCTTGTTCTTCGTCGTCGGCGTCGGAGGATGAGGATGAGGGAATTGACTCTTACAGAAAAGGTGGATACCACGCGGTGCGAGTCGGCGATTCGTTCGCCGGTGGACGATACATCGCTCAGCGTAAACTCGGCTGGGGACAGTTCTCCACCGTTTGGCTGGCTTATGATACTCGATCATCT AGATATGTTGCTCTGAAGATCCAAAAAAGTGCTCCACAATTTGCTCAAGCTGCTCTCCACGAAATTGAAATTCTTTCTGCTATTGCTGACGGTGATGCCTCTAATAGCAAATATGTCATACGCTTAGTAGACCACTTTAAGCACGCAGGCCCAAATGGACAGCATTTATGCATGGTCCTGGAATTTCTTGGTGATAGCTTGCTGCGGCTGATCAAATATAACCGCTACAAAGGCCTTGAGTTGAATAAGGTTCGGGAAATATGCAAATGCATTTTGACTGGACTTGATTACCTTCATAGGGAGCTTGGAATTATACATACAGATTTAAAGCCTGAAAATATTCTCCTGTGTTCTACCATTAATCCTTCCAAAGACCCAGTTAAATCAGGAATGACACCCATTCTTGAAAGGCCAGAGGGGAACCTAAATGGAGGTGCAGCAATAAATCTTGTTGAGAAGAAGCTCAAACAAAGGGCAAGAAGAGCAGTGGCTAGGATATCAGAAAGAAGAGCTTCAATGGGTGGGGTAGGAACAACCCCCAAGCCAGATAGATCCCTGGATGGAATCGATGTCAGATGTAAGGTCGTGGATTTTGGAAACGCATGTTGGTCGGATAAGCAATTTGCCGAAGAAATTCAAACAAGACAGTACAGAGCTCCAGAAGTCATACTTAGATCAGGATATTCTTTTTCTGCTGACATGTGGTCATTCGCTTGTACTGCTGTTGAGCTTGCTACTGGTGAAATGCTGTTTACTCCAAAAGAAGGACAAGGTTACAGTGATGATGAG GATCATCTCGCTTTGATGATGGAACTCCTTGGTAAGATGCCTAGGAAG ATTGCCACTGGTGGGGCTCGGTCCAAGGATTACTTTGATAGATATGGAGATTTAAAGAGAATCCGAAGGCTAAAATACTGGCCACTTGATCGATTACTTGTTGATAAGTACAAATTTTCTGAGACAGATGCTAAAAAGTTTGCAGAGTTCCTTTGTCCTCTttttgattttgaaccagagAAGAGACCAACTGCTCAGCAGTGTCTACAACACCCATGGCTAAATATGGACAATCCGAcaaaaaatgaggtgaaaagtGAGCCTACCATTGACAAGGTGAGTGTGGGGATGAGAAACCTACAGATTAAGGTGGGTAAGTGA
- the LOC113701887 gene encoding uncharacterized protein yields the protein MAQSQTQAPNMDQFEVYFKRADLDQDGRISGSEAVSFLQATNLPRQVLAQIWTIADQNRTGFLGRQEFYNALKLVTVAQSKRELTPDIVKAALYSPASAKIPAPKINLTPSPGTQSNFTAGSAVPPQSATAAVPPQTIGIRASQGLTSQQSQVMRPPRPPLPSATFQSPQVVGGPRMPHHGGIVPVSNPPSSSPPLGENNVVSQAGLSFQSNRSVGPVGQDSFAVAASGLPPSTQPGAQAASVLQPASSKPSDTSVSNLVEVKDSKAFAVASNGYAPDSLFGDVFSAAPIQTKQDSTKVTSGVSSLPVSSAIVPTSMGVQTAVTSSPLDSTNVTAGVSSLPVSSAIVPTSLGAQPPVGSQHHQGQLPVKPNQQFLTQASPALPSGAVNSAGWPRMTQSDIQKYSKVFMQVDTDRDGKITGEQARNLFLSWGLRREVLKQVWDLSDQDNDSMLSLREFCVALYFMERHREGRPLPTVLPSGIMFDETMLPVMNQPVAPQGNTVWRATSAFQQPHSTKPPPGKPPRPVPVPQPDDSMHPSRQKPKVPVLEKHLLDQLSTEEQNALNAKFQEASDAEKKVAELEKEILDAREKIQFYHAKMQELILYKSRCDNRLNEITERVSADKREVELLGKKYEEKYRQAGDVASKLTIEEATFRDIQEKKMELYRVIVKMEQDGGADSIQERANRIQLDLEELVKSLNERCKTYGLRAKPTSLVELPFGWQPGIQGAAADWDENWDKFEDEGFSFVKELTLDVQNVVAPPKPKSSLREKETSVNVNGVDKSSADADGKAEKARNTSNQRPEDDGANAQGEEHSVSSPPESPARTNALESESKEFEDSYSKRDISYDGSPHATQSEHGGTESVFMPDKGFDEPGWGTFDTSYDTDAASEFTHVTKDVHSERQSDNLFGSDDWGLNPIRTSTARADNMYPKQSPFFDSVPSTPSYNVGGSPLADSMFQKKSPFGFADSVPSTPMYSSGNSPQKFGDGPEERSFNSSFSRFDSFNMQDGGLFTPREPLPFSRFDSMRSTRDSEYDHGLSASRDSLARFDSFRSMADSDYNFGPFPPGESVARFDSMRSTRGSDFGQGFSSFDDADPFGSNDPFKTSLESQTPRRDSDGWNDHFKTSFESQTPRRDSDGWNDPFKTSFDSQTPRRDSDSWNDPFKTSFDSQTPRRDSDRWNDAFKTSFEGQTPRRDSDSWKAF from the exons ATGGCGCAGAGTCAAACGCAGGCTCCGAATATGGATCAATTCGAGGTATATTTTAAGAGAGCAGATTTGGATCAAGATGGTCGGATCAGTGGAAGCGAGGCCGTTTCCTTCCTTCAAGCCACAAATTTACCTCGACAAGTACTCGCTCAG ATATGGACGATTGCTGATCAAAATCGAACTGGCTTCCTTGGTCGTCAAGAATTTTATAATGCTCTTAAGCTTGTTACAGTAGCTCAAAGTAAACGAGAGTTGACACCAGATATAGTAAAAGCTGCATTATATAGTCCAGCTTCAGCAAAAATTCCTGCTCCCAAAATTAACCTTACACCTAGCCCAGGCACTCAATCAAATTTTACAGCAGGGTCTGCTGTGCCACCACAAAGTGCTACTGCTGCAGTGCCACCTCAAACTATTGGCATCAGGGCCTCGCAGGGACTTACATCTCAGCAAAGTCAAGTTATGAGGCCGCCTCGACCCCCACTTCCTAGTGCTACTTTTCAATCTCCACAAGTTGTTGGCGGTCCACGAATGCCTCATCATGGAGGTATCGTGCCGGTTTCTAATCCTCCAAGTTCCTCTCCACCCCTTGGTGAAAACAATGTTGTCTCCCAGGCTGGACTTTCTTTTCAATCAAATAGAAGTGTGGGACCTGTAGGGCAGGATAGTTTTGCAGTGGCTGCATCTGGATTACCACCTTCTACACAACCTGGAGCACAAGCAGCCTCTGTCTTGCAACCTGCTTCATCTAAACCAAGTGATACTTCAGTCAGTAACCTTGTGGAAGTGAAAGATTCCAAAGCGTTTGCTGTGGCTTCTAATGGATATGCACCAGACTCACTTTTTGGTGATGTCTTTTCAGCTGCACCTATTCAAACAAAACAAGATTCTACCAAAGTTACATCTGGTGTTAGCAGCTTACCTGTATCATCTGCAATTGTTCCAACATCTATGGGAGTGCAAACTGCAGTTACATCTAGTCCCCTTGATTCTACCAATGTTACAGCTGGTGTTAGTAGCTTACCTGTCTCATCTGCCATTGTTCCGACTTCATTGGGAGCACAACCTCCTGTGGGTAGTCAACACCATCAAGGACAGTTACCAGTGAAGCCAAACCAACAATTTTTGACACAAGCATCCCCTGCATTGCCTTCTGGAGCTGTAAATTCTGCAGGTTGGCCAAGGATGACTCAGTCTGATATTCAAAAATACAGCAAAGTGTTTATGCAAGTGGACACTGACCGAGATGGAAAAATCACTGGTGAACAGGCTCGCAACCTTTTCCTCAGTTGGGGGCTGCGAAGAG AGGTGTTAAAGCAAGTATGGGACTTGTCTGATCAAGACAATGACAGTATGCTTTCCTTAAGAGAATTCTGCGTTGCTCTCTATTTCATGGAACGGCATAGGGAGGGTCGGCCCCTTCCTACTGTGCTTCCAAGTGGTATCATGTTTGACGAGACAATGTTACCTGTCATGAACCAACCTGTTGCACCTCAAGGAAATACAGTTTGGAGAGCTACTTCAG CTTTTCAGCAACCACATTCTACGAAGCCGCCTCCTGGGAAGCCGCCTCGTCCTGTTCCTGTTCCTCAACCTGACGATTCCATGCACCCAAGTCGGCAAAAACCTAAAGTTCCTGTTCTGGAGAAGCATCTTTTGGATCAACTTAGCACAGAGGAACAGAATGCACTGAATGCAAAGTTTCAGGAAGCGTCTGATGCAGAAAAGAAG GTAGCAGAATTGGAGAAGGAGATACTAGATGCTAGAGAGAAAATTCAGTTCTATCATGCAAAGATGCAAGAACTT ATCCTGTACAAAAGTCGATGTGACAATCGACTGAATGAGATCACTGAAAGGGTTTCTGCTGATAAGCGAGAG GTGGAGTTACTGGGAAAGAAATATGAAGAGAAGTATAGGCAGGCGGGAGATGTGGCATCCAAATTGACAATAGAAGAGGCCACATTTCGGGACATTCAG GAGAAAAAGATGGAGCTTTATCGAGTAATTGTCAAAATGGAACAAGATGGTGGCGCTGACAGTATTCAG GAACGTGCTAATCGTATCCAGTTGGATCTTGAGGAGCTAGTAAAATCACTGAATGAACGTTGCAAAACTTATGGATTACGTGCCAAACCAACCTCACTAGTTGAGCTTCCATTTG GTTGGCAACCTGGCATCCAAGGAGCAGCAGCTGATTGGGATGAAAACTGGGATAAGTTTGAAGATGAAG GGTTTTCATTTGTCAAAGAGCTCACCCTGGATGTGCAAAATGTCGTAGCCCCACCTAAACCCAAGTCTTcattgagagagaaagaaacaTCAGTCAATGTAAATGGGGTTGATAAATCATCTGCTGATGCTGATGGTAAGGCAGAGAAGGCACGGAACACTAGCAATCAGAGACCTGAGGATGATGGAGCGAATGCCCAGGGTGAAGAGCACAGTGTGAGTAGTCCACCTGAGAGTCCAGCAAGAACTAATGCACTTGAGAGCGAATCTAAGGAGTTTGAAGATTCTTATTCTAAAAGGGATATCAGTTATGATGGTTCACCCCATGCTACCCAGAG TGAACATGGGGGTACTGAATCTGTGTTCATGCCGGACAAAGGTTTTGATGAACCAGGCTGGGGTACGTTTGACACATCATATGATACTGATGCTGCATCAGAGTTCACTCATGTAACTAAG GATGTACACTCTGAGAGGCAAAGTGATAATTTATTTGGTTCTGATGACTGGGGCTTAAACCCAATAAGAACTAGTACAGCTCGTGCGGATAATATGTACCCGAAGCAAAGCCCTTTTTTCGATTCTGTACCGAGCACCCCAAGTTACAATGTGGGTGGCTCCCCTCTTGCAGACAGcatgttccaaaagaaaagtcCATTTGGCTTTGCTGACTCCGTTCCAAGCACACCAATGTACAGTTCAGGCAATTCTCCACAAAAATTTGGTGATGGGCCAGAAGAACGCTCTTTTAACAGTAGCTTCTCAAGATTTGATTCATTCAATATGCAAGATGGTGGACTGTTCACACCACGCGAACCACTACCCTTTTCAAGATTTGATTCTATGCGCAGCACCAGAGACTCTGAATATGATCATGGCCTTTCCGCTTCACGTGATTCCCTAGCAAGATTTGACTCCTTCCGCAGCATGGCAGATTCTGATTACAACTTTGGCCCCTTCCCACCTGGTGAGTCGGTTGCTAGGTTTGATTCCATGCGCAGCACCAGAGGCTCTGATTTTGGTCAGGGATTTTCATCTTTTGATGATGCTGATCCTTTTGGGTCAAATGATCCTTTTAAGACTTCATTGGAAAGTCAAACACCGAGGAGAGACTCTGATGGTTGGAATGATCATTTTAAGACATCATTTGAAAGTCAAACTCCGAGGAGAGATTCTGACGGTTGGAATGATCCATTTAAGACATCGTTTGATAGTCAAACACCGAGAAGAGATTCTGATAGCTGGAACGATCCATTCAAGACATCATTTGATAGTCAAACCCCGAGGAGAGATTCTGATAGGTGGAACGATGCATTCAAGACATCATTTGAAGGCCAAACACCAAGGAGAGATTCTGATAGTTGGAAAGCTTTTTAG